A region of Pyxidicoccus parkwaysis DNA encodes the following proteins:
- the proS gene encoding proline--tRNA ligase, with amino-acid sequence MAEKLTPREKGFSEWYVDLVQKAKLADYSDVKGCMVIRPNGYAIWENMQRVLDKMFKDLGHKNAYFPLLIPESYLKKEAEHVEGFNPQLAVVTHAGGAKLEEPLVIRPTSETIINRSFSKWIQSYRDLPLLLNQWANVMRWEMRTRLFLRTTEFLWQEGHTCHETEEDAEKETLQMLEVYRTFAEDYMAMPVLPGRKSESERFAGALRTYSIEAMMQDKKALQAGTSHNLGQNFAKAFDTQFQGRDGKQHYVWQTSWGSSTRLIGGLIMTHSDDSGLIVPPRLASNHVVIIPIFGKASDAEKTQVLQKSHALAADLRKAGLGVTVDDDETKGPGFKYFEHELIGTCVRIEIGPKDLAKDSCVMVRRDLKQKEFIPLGEAVSKTQSMLDAMQKDLFTKARDFRDSHTFEVNSYEEMKAKADDGFLLAHWNGDPKVEARIKEETGLTTRCRPFSLKQEPGKCIVTGEPSPGRIVFSKSY; translated from the coding sequence ATGGCCGAGAAGCTCACGCCCCGCGAGAAGGGCTTTTCCGAGTGGTACGTCGACCTGGTCCAGAAGGCGAAGCTCGCCGACTACTCGGACGTGAAGGGCTGCATGGTCATCCGGCCCAACGGCTACGCCATCTGGGAGAACATGCAGCGCGTCCTGGACAAGATGTTCAAGGACCTGGGCCACAAGAACGCCTACTTCCCGCTGCTCATCCCGGAGAGCTACCTCAAGAAGGAGGCCGAGCACGTCGAGGGCTTCAACCCTCAGCTGGCCGTCGTCACCCACGCGGGCGGCGCCAAGCTGGAGGAGCCGCTCGTCATCCGGCCCACCAGTGAGACCATCATCAACCGCTCGTTCTCCAAGTGGATTCAGAGCTACCGGGACTTGCCCCTGCTCCTGAATCAGTGGGCGAACGTGATGCGCTGGGAGATGCGCACGCGCCTGTTCCTGCGCACCACCGAGTTCCTCTGGCAGGAGGGCCACACCTGCCACGAGACGGAGGAGGACGCGGAGAAGGAGACGCTCCAGATGCTGGAGGTCTACCGGACGTTCGCCGAGGACTACATGGCGATGCCGGTGCTGCCGGGGCGCAAGTCCGAGTCGGAGCGGTTCGCCGGCGCGCTGCGCACGTACAGCATCGAGGCGATGATGCAGGACAAGAAGGCGCTGCAGGCGGGCACCAGCCACAACCTGGGGCAGAACTTCGCCAAGGCCTTCGACACCCAGTTCCAGGGCCGCGACGGCAAGCAGCACTACGTCTGGCAGACGTCCTGGGGCTCGTCCACGCGCCTCATCGGCGGCCTCATCATGACGCACTCGGATGACTCGGGCCTCATCGTCCCGCCGAGGCTGGCCTCCAACCACGTGGTCATCATCCCCATCTTCGGCAAGGCGTCGGACGCGGAGAAGACGCAGGTGCTGCAGAAGAGCCACGCGCTGGCCGCGGACCTGCGCAAGGCGGGCCTGGGCGTGACGGTGGACGACGACGAGACGAAGGGCCCGGGCTTCAAGTACTTCGAGCACGAGCTCATCGGCACGTGCGTGCGCATCGAGATTGGCCCCAAGGACCTGGCCAAGGACTCGTGCGTCATGGTGCGCCGCGACCTCAAGCAGAAGGAGTTCATCCCGCTGGGCGAGGCCGTCTCCAAGACGCAGTCCATGCTGGACGCCATGCAGAAGGACCTGTTCACCAAGGCCAGGGACTTCCGCGACTCGCACACCTTCGAGGTCAACTCCTACGAGGAGATGAAGGCGAAGGCGGACGACGGCTTCCTGCTCGCCCACTGGAACGGGGACCCGAAGGTGGAGGCGCGCATCAAGGAGGAGACGGGCCTCACCACCCGCTGCCGCCCCTTCAGCCTCAAGCAGGAGCCGGGCAAGTGCATCGTCACCGGCGAGCCCTCGCCGGGCCGCATCGTGTTCTCCAAGTCGTACTGA
- a CDS encoding DUF4336 domain-containing protein, protein MLRPVSEDVHVLTVGFRMGLFEVGGRMTVIRLPDGGLWVHSPVRFSPEVRAEVDALGPVRFLVAPNLFHHLAVQDWAAAYPDAKVAAPAALRRKRPDLRIDLELGDAPDAGWAGVIDQAFIRGMPKVDEVLFFHRPSRTALVTDLAFNFHRADSWLLRAYLKLSGGWQRLATTLTARALMKDKAAVRASLDKVLAWDVERVVVCHGDVVEQGGKKALVDGFARL, encoded by the coding sequence ATGCTTCGCCCCGTGTCCGAGGACGTGCACGTGCTCACCGTCGGCTTCCGGATGGGTCTCTTCGAGGTGGGAGGCCGGATGACGGTCATCCGCCTGCCGGACGGTGGACTGTGGGTGCACTCGCCCGTCCGCTTCAGTCCGGAGGTCCGCGCCGAGGTAGACGCGCTGGGCCCGGTGCGCTTCCTGGTGGCGCCCAACCTCTTTCACCACCTGGCCGTCCAGGACTGGGCGGCGGCGTACCCGGACGCGAAGGTGGCGGCGCCCGCGGCGCTCAGGCGCAAGCGGCCGGATTTGCGCATCGACCTGGAGTTGGGCGACGCGCCGGATGCGGGGTGGGCGGGTGTCATCGACCAGGCCTTCATCCGGGGCATGCCGAAGGTGGACGAGGTGCTCTTCTTCCATCGCCCCAGCCGCACGGCGCTCGTCACCGACCTGGCGTTCAACTTCCACAGGGCGGACTCGTGGCTCCTGCGCGCCTACCTGAAGCTCAGCGGTGGCTGGCAGCGGCTGGCGACCACGCTGACGGCGCGGGCCCTCATGAAGGACAAGGCGGCGGTGCGCGCGTCGCTGGACAAGGTGCTCGCGTGGGACGTGGAGCGGGTGGTGGTGTGCCACGGCGACGTGGTGGAGCAGGGCGGGAAGAAGGCGCTGGTGGATGGCTTCGCCCGGCTCTAG
- a CDS encoding TetR/AcrR family transcriptional regulator — translation MRRRAQAPASGAEEREARKARAEASASGADEREVRKARAEASASGADERKARAEASASGADEREARKARRQEGRRKNILTAARAVLVREGISGLTLDAVAREADLSKPSLFYYFHSKEELVGELAVEGLAHEVEVLEAAVASADSGVEALAALVRAKVDLYAEDLDAFRVVYLWPQLMGRQSDAQRERVYALSARLNDTLEARLQADARAGRLAPGFQPRRLANVAWTVAHGLLSLVAGLENAGGSTRHTLSQLRDEACALLLRAGMR, via the coding sequence GTGCGCCGCCGCGCGCAGGCGCCCGCGTCTGGCGCGGAGGAGCGTGAGGCGCGCAAGGCTCGCGCGGAGGCGTCCGCGTCTGGCGCGGATGAGCGTGAGGTTCGCAAGGCCCGTGCGGAGGCGTCCGCGTCTGGGGCGGATGAGCGCAAGGCTCGCGCGGAGGCGTCCGCGTCTGGCGCGGATGAGCGTGAGGCGCGCAAGGCCCGGCGCCAGGAGGGACGGCGCAAGAACATCCTCACCGCCGCGCGCGCGGTGCTGGTGCGCGAGGGCATCTCCGGGCTGACGCTGGACGCGGTGGCCCGGGAGGCGGACCTGAGCAAGCCGTCGCTCTTCTACTACTTCCACTCCAAGGAGGAGCTCGTCGGCGAGCTGGCCGTGGAGGGACTGGCCCACGAGGTGGAAGTCCTCGAGGCGGCGGTGGCCTCGGCGGACAGCGGAGTGGAGGCACTGGCCGCGTTGGTGCGGGCCAAGGTGGACCTGTACGCGGAGGACCTGGACGCCTTCCGCGTCGTGTACCTCTGGCCGCAGCTGATGGGCCGCCAGTCCGACGCGCAGCGCGAGCGGGTGTACGCACTGAGCGCACGGCTCAACGACACGCTGGAAGCGAGGCTCCAGGCGGACGCGCGCGCGGGCCGGCTCGCCCCGGGCTTCCAGCCGCGCCGGCTGGCCAACGTCGCGTGGACGGTGGCGCACGGGCTGCTGTCCCTGGTGGCCGGGCTGGAAAATGCCGGTGGAAGCACGCGGCACACGTTGTCGCAACTGCGTGACGAGGCCTGCGCACTGCTGTTGCGGGCCGGGATGCGATGA
- a CDS encoding MXAN_6652 family MXYO-CTERM-anchored protein — translation MRSSRSSLWIAGTMAACLVSGSAFAYATGQTGYSGKQAGATCMSSTCHTGTQVPTVTLEGPDTLAAGATGNYSLVITGGAGVRGGFNVAVDSGSLTAGSGQQKISGELTHTAPKAFSNGSVRFDFTLVAPASGSSIKLFGAGNSTNFNNDPGGDASAQATKTITITGGSGGEGGGDDGGGCTAAGGAPLLGAALLMLGARLRRRR, via the coding sequence ATGCGGTCGTCTCGTTCGTCTCTCTGGATTGCTGGCACCATGGCGGCATGCCTCGTCTCCGGCTCTGCGTTCGCGTACGCCACCGGTCAAACGGGCTACAGCGGCAAGCAGGCCGGCGCCACGTGCATGAGCTCCACCTGCCACACGGGCACCCAGGTTCCCACGGTGACGCTGGAAGGCCCGGACACGCTGGCGGCGGGCGCCACCGGCAACTACTCGCTCGTCATCACGGGCGGCGCGGGCGTCCGCGGCGGCTTCAACGTGGCGGTGGACAGCGGCTCGCTGACCGCCGGCTCCGGACAGCAGAAGATCAGCGGCGAGCTGACGCACACGGCGCCCAAGGCCTTCTCCAACGGCTCGGTGCGCTTCGACTTCACCCTGGTGGCGCCGGCCAGCGGCAGCTCCATCAAGCTCTTCGGCGCGGGCAACTCCACCAACTTCAACAACGACCCGGGTGGCGACGCCTCCGCTCAGGCCACGAAGACCATCACCATCACCGGCGGCAGCGGCGGCGAGGGTGGGGGTGACGACGGTGGAGGCTGCACCGCCGCCGGTGGTGCGCCGTTGCTGGGCGCCGCGCTGCTGATGCTGGGCGCTCGCCTGCGCCGCCGCCGCTAG
- a CDS encoding endonuclease/exonuclease/phosphatase family protein has protein sequence MHLRRLLPILFLMGPLACATGPGLRAPEAAVSSVQRKAGELRVMTFNIQSGLRGLEGVAEVIRASAPDVVALQEVDVGSTRAGGVDQVAELSRLTGLPYRAHFRTTDLYGGAYGIALLSRFPLEAMEQYPLPVPRGAEPRTLAHAVVTVDGREVSLYLTHLIRRPFNGDARVRQSALVARLMAKDPRPKLLMGDLNDDPDSRPVRLLRRELRDVVAATGGARGTYPMPLILPSLRIDYVLACEAFTPVSSRVLHVAASDHYPVVADLLLKPAPEQTPAVAATAAAASTAGSAP, from the coding sequence ATGCACCTCCGCCGACTCCTTCCCATCCTGTTCCTGATGGGGCCGCTCGCGTGTGCGACCGGCCCCGGCCTCCGTGCTCCCGAGGCCGCCGTCTCTTCCGTGCAACGCAAGGCGGGAGAGCTGCGGGTGATGACCTTCAACATCCAGTCCGGCCTGCGCGGGCTGGAGGGCGTGGCGGAAGTCATCCGCGCCTCGGCGCCCGACGTCGTCGCGCTGCAGGAGGTGGACGTCGGCTCCACGCGCGCGGGCGGGGTGGACCAGGTGGCGGAGCTGTCCCGCCTCACCGGCCTGCCGTACCGAGCGCACTTCCGCACCACGGACCTGTATGGCGGTGCCTACGGCATCGCGCTCCTGTCGCGCTTCCCGCTGGAGGCCATGGAGCAGTACCCGCTGCCGGTGCCTCGCGGCGCCGAGCCCCGCACGCTGGCCCACGCGGTGGTGACGGTGGACGGGCGCGAGGTGAGCCTCTACCTCACGCACCTCATCCGCCGCCCCTTCAACGGCGACGCGCGCGTGCGCCAGAGCGCGCTGGTGGCGCGGCTGATGGCGAAGGACCCGCGGCCCAAGCTGCTGATGGGGGACCTCAACGACGACCCGGACTCGCGGCCCGTCCGCCTGCTGCGGCGGGAGCTGCGTGACGTCGTCGCCGCCACCGGCGGGGCACGCGGCACGTACCCGATGCCGCTCATCCTCCCCTCGCTGCGCATCGACTACGTGCTGGCGTGTGAGGCCTTCACGCCGGTGTCCAGCCGCGTGCTGCACGTGGCGGCGTCGGACCACTACCCGGTGGTGGCGGACCTGCTGCTGAAGCCGGCGCCCGAGCAGACTCCAGCGGTGGCCGCGACCGCCGCCGCCGCGAGCACCGCCGGCTCCGCGCCCTGA
- a CDS encoding YdcF family protein gives MPPSSLSPRPGLLRRLLIVAAGALTCGVFGLAWVVDRFGQRERAESADAVVVLGARVLPGGVPSGALRARTEKAVELYQRGVAPRLVFSGGVGVNPPSEARVMLSLATRLGVPAEACILEEESHSTEENARLAANVLRTLGARRVVVVSDPYHLLRARQYFRLNGLDVATSPALETERNLNAVDRFYWTVREAIALLLHPRVLLARAPADAATPSAS, from the coding sequence GTGCCGCCTTCCTCGCTGTCCCCCAGGCCCGGGCTCCTCCGCCGGCTCCTCATCGTCGCCGCCGGCGCGCTGACCTGTGGCGTCTTCGGCCTCGCGTGGGTGGTGGACCGCTTCGGCCAGCGCGAGCGCGCGGAGTCCGCGGACGCGGTGGTCGTGCTCGGCGCTCGTGTGCTGCCCGGCGGCGTCCCGTCCGGCGCGCTGCGGGCGCGCACCGAGAAGGCCGTGGAGCTGTACCAGCGCGGAGTGGCGCCCCGCCTCGTCTTCTCCGGCGGCGTGGGAGTGAATCCTCCTTCGGAGGCGCGGGTGATGCTGTCGCTCGCGACGCGGCTGGGCGTGCCGGCCGAGGCCTGCATCCTGGAAGAGGAGAGCCACTCCACGGAGGAGAACGCCCGCCTCGCCGCGAATGTGCTCCGGACGCTGGGCGCGCGGCGCGTGGTGGTGGTCTCGGACCCGTACCACCTGCTGCGTGCGAGGCAGTACTTCCGCCTCAACGGCCTCGACGTCGCGACCAGCCCCGCGCTGGAGACCGAGCGCAACCTCAACGCCGTGGACCGCTTCTACTGGACGGTGCGCGAGGCCATCGCCCTGCTGCTGCACCCGCGCGTGCTCCTGGCCCGCGCCCCCGCGGACGCGGCTACTCCGTCGGCATCGTGA
- a CDS encoding Do family serine endopeptidase, whose product MTRSTRTLTAGLGLVLALAGCRKSQEEPSSAPPPPSQEAPASPSPGAGGATPAARPMPPDMSSALASIAPLVESVRAAVVSVEVRSVAPSHRAREESPWGEEGESPFGNTPWGPFTPFGRKSPPPEERPRQGLGSGFIVDARGLVLTNNHVVEGATEIHVQLPDGRELNAKVMGTDPLTDVAVLRLQLPPDTKALPVVRLGDSDALRVGDWVVAIGNPFGLSSSVSLGIVSAKAREIGASAYDEFLQTDAAINPGNSGGPLFNMKGEVVGINTAIIGGGSGIGFAVPSNLVRALAPQLEKQGSVTRGWLGLTVQDLTPDLGNALGLTVRKGAVVTDVSEGTPASEAGLQPEDVITAVDGKPIDSGRALTRMVALTPPGTALPLSVYRGGKKVDVKVTLGTRPDLEGVERKHRPAAQEQPAHQRLGLRLSDMDPRLARAEKLPSVGALVTDVDDSSVAGNAGLLPGMVVVEAGGKPVRGAADLMRVLREAKPGQAVLLRVGVPGGGRELHALTMPTE is encoded by the coding sequence ATGACGCGAAGCACACGCACGCTCACGGCGGGTCTGGGGCTGGTCCTCGCGCTGGCGGGCTGCCGCAAGAGCCAGGAGGAGCCCTCCTCCGCTCCGCCGCCCCCATCCCAGGAGGCTCCCGCGAGCCCCTCGCCCGGCGCCGGTGGCGCGACTCCCGCCGCGCGGCCGATGCCACCGGACATGAGCTCCGCGCTCGCGTCCATCGCCCCGCTGGTGGAGTCCGTGAGGGCCGCGGTCGTCAGCGTGGAGGTCCGCTCGGTCGCACCCTCCCACCGCGCACGGGAGGAGTCGCCGTGGGGCGAGGAGGGTGAGTCCCCCTTCGGCAACACGCCCTGGGGCCCCTTCACGCCGTTCGGCCGCAAGTCGCCTCCTCCCGAGGAACGGCCGCGCCAGGGGCTCGGCTCGGGCTTCATCGTCGACGCGCGCGGGCTGGTGCTGACCAACAACCACGTCGTGGAGGGCGCGACGGAGATTCACGTGCAGCTGCCCGACGGACGCGAGCTGAACGCGAAGGTGATGGGCACGGACCCGCTCACGGACGTGGCGGTGCTGCGGCTCCAGCTTCCTCCCGACACGAAGGCGCTGCCGGTGGTGCGCCTGGGGGACTCGGATGCGCTGCGCGTGGGCGACTGGGTGGTGGCCATCGGCAACCCCTTCGGGCTGAGCTCCAGCGTCAGCCTGGGCATCGTCTCCGCGAAGGCGCGGGAGATTGGCGCCAGCGCGTATGACGAGTTCCTCCAGACGGACGCGGCCATCAACCCCGGCAACTCCGGCGGCCCGCTCTTCAACATGAAGGGCGAGGTGGTGGGCATCAACACCGCCATCATCGGCGGGGGCTCGGGCATCGGCTTCGCGGTGCCCAGCAACCTCGTGCGCGCGCTGGCGCCGCAGCTCGAGAAGCAGGGCAGCGTCACTCGCGGCTGGCTGGGGCTGACGGTGCAGGATTTGACGCCGGACCTGGGCAATGCGCTCGGGCTGACGGTGCGCAAGGGCGCCGTCGTCACCGACGTCTCCGAGGGCACGCCCGCCTCAGAGGCCGGGCTCCAGCCGGAGGACGTCATCACCGCCGTGGACGGCAAGCCCATCGACTCGGGGCGGGCCCTCACTCGCATGGTGGCGCTGACGCCGCCCGGCACCGCGCTTCCCCTCTCCGTCTATCGCGGCGGGAAGAAGGTGGACGTGAAGGTGACGCTGGGCACGCGGCCGGACCTGGAGGGTGTGGAGCGTAAGCATCGTCCCGCCGCACAGGAGCAGCCGGCGCACCAGCGCCTGGGGCTGCGGCTGTCGGACATGGACCCGAGGCTCGCGCGAGCAGAGAAACTGCCGTCGGTGGGCGCGCTGGTGACGGACGTGGACGACAGCTCGGTGGCGGGGAACGCGGGACTGCTGCCGGGCATGGTGGTGGTGGAGGCGGGTGGCAAGCCGGTGCGCGGCGCGGCGGACCTGATGCGCGTGCTGCGCGAGGCGAAGCCCGGTCAGGCGGTGTTGCTGCGCGTGGGAGTGCCCGGCGGCGGGCGCGAGCTCCACGCGCTCACGATGCCGACGGAGTAG
- a CDS encoding MarR family winged helix-turn-helix transcriptional regulator: MSRNIHKEEEDVSSDVHKLQQLLLALGRRRSLRDPIASTCEQLQFTPPQVHALLWLGQDGALTMGELARRLGVTEKTVTGVVDRLEREGHLLRERSASDRRVVRCRLTPDGQATFQKLERFMFQGMGQLLSILDTSDRKALFRILEKLLRRIDSSATAPSPRERSA, encoded by the coding sequence GTGTCACGGAATATCCATAAAGAGGAAGAAGACGTCTCGAGCGACGTGCACAAGCTGCAGCAGCTGCTGCTCGCGCTGGGCCGGCGTCGTTCGCTCCGTGACCCCATCGCCAGCACGTGCGAGCAGCTCCAGTTCACGCCGCCCCAGGTGCATGCCCTGCTCTGGCTCGGACAGGACGGCGCGCTCACCATGGGCGAGCTGGCCCGGCGGCTCGGTGTCACGGAGAAGACCGTCACCGGCGTCGTGGACCGGCTGGAGCGCGAGGGCCACCTCCTGCGCGAGCGCAGCGCCTCGGACCGCCGCGTCGTCCGCTGCCGCCTCACGCCTGATGGGCAGGCGACCTTCCAGAAGCTCGAGCGCTTCATGTTCCAGGGCATGGGACAGCTGCTCAGCATCCTCGACACCAGCGACCGCAAGGCCCTCTTCCGCATCCTCGAGAAGCTCCTGCGCCGCATCGACTCGTCGGCCACGGCCCCGAGCCCCCGCGAACGCTCGGCCTGA
- the modA gene encoding molybdate ABC transporter substrate-binding protein codes for MRPFSLLCSLLLLLTALPALAEKALVFAAASTTNALQELAPAFTKATGHEVEFAFGASSDLSRQAAAGAPADAFLSADAVRMDSLEKVGLLQPGTRVDLLSNRLVVVVPADAKGTLKGPEGLKGVKRLALADPAAVPAGVYAKGWLEKAGLWKAIEPKVVPALDVRAALAAVEAGRVDAGVVYATDAAQSKKVKVAFEVPDADAPRIVYPVAALAKGKAPEAGKAFVRFLQTDEARKVFARQGFIVLGGKEPRAP; via the coding sequence ATGCGTCCCTTCTCTCTGCTGTGCTCGCTTCTTCTGCTGCTGACCGCCCTGCCCGCGCTCGCGGAGAAGGCGCTGGTGTTCGCGGCGGCGAGCACCACGAATGCACTCCAGGAACTGGCGCCGGCCTTCACGAAGGCCACCGGGCACGAGGTGGAGTTCGCCTTCGGGGCGTCCAGTGACTTGTCGCGGCAGGCGGCGGCGGGGGCTCCGGCGGATGCGTTCCTCTCGGCGGATGCGGTCCGGATGGACTCGCTGGAGAAGGTAGGGCTGCTGCAGCCCGGCACCCGGGTGGACCTCCTGTCCAACCGGCTGGTGGTGGTGGTGCCGGCGGACGCGAAGGGAACGCTGAAGGGGCCGGAGGGCCTGAAGGGCGTGAAGCGGCTGGCGCTGGCGGACCCGGCGGCGGTGCCGGCGGGGGTGTACGCCAAGGGCTGGCTTGAAAAGGCGGGGCTGTGGAAGGCGATTGAGCCGAAGGTGGTGCCGGCGCTGGACGTGCGCGCGGCGCTGGCGGCGGTGGAGGCCGGGCGGGTGGACGCGGGCGTGGTGTACGCGACGGACGCGGCGCAGTCGAAGAAGGTGAAGGTGGCCTTCGAGGTGCCGGACGCGGACGCGCCGCGCATCGTGTACCCGGTGGCGGCGCTGGCGAAGGGGAAGGCGCCGGAGGCGGGGAAGGCCTTCGTTCGCTTCCTGCAGACGGACGAGGCACGGAAGGTGTTCGCCCGGCAGGGCTTCATCGTGCTGGGCGGGAAGGAGCCGCGCGCGCCGTGA
- the modB gene encoding molybdate ABC transporter permease subunit, producing MDGTAGLVLFTVAVAAVATLLILPPGVAVAYALARWDGPGKGVVETLLALPMVLPPTAVGLVLLELLARNGPVGRVLDAWGVEVVFTPKAVVLASAVMAFPLLVRSARSGFEEVDPRLVAVARTLGDSRARAFFRVTLPLAWRGVLVGALLAFSRALGEFGATVLVAGNIPGRTQTLSLAIFQRTQLGEDSEALKLAGVATLLAFVAVYATEVVTRRRGRRSRA from the coding sequence ATGGATGGAACGGCGGGGTTGGTGCTCTTCACGGTGGCGGTGGCGGCGGTGGCCACGCTGCTGATTCTTCCGCCCGGGGTGGCGGTGGCGTACGCGCTGGCGCGGTGGGACGGGCCGGGCAAGGGCGTGGTGGAGACGCTGCTGGCGCTGCCCATGGTGCTGCCTCCCACGGCGGTGGGCCTGGTGCTGCTGGAGTTGCTGGCGCGCAACGGGCCGGTGGGGCGGGTGCTGGACGCGTGGGGCGTGGAGGTGGTCTTCACTCCGAAGGCGGTGGTGCTGGCGAGCGCGGTGATGGCGTTCCCGTTGCTGGTGCGCTCGGCGCGCTCGGGCTTCGAGGAGGTGGACCCGAGGCTGGTGGCGGTGGCGCGCACGCTGGGCGACTCGCGGGCGCGGGCGTTCTTCCGCGTGACGCTGCCGCTGGCCTGGCGCGGCGTGCTGGTGGGGGCGCTGCTGGCATTCTCGCGGGCGCTGGGTGAGTTCGGCGCGACGGTGCTGGTGGCGGGGAACATTCCCGGGCGCACGCAGACGCTGTCGCTGGCCATCTTCCAGCGGACGCAGTTGGGGGAGGACTCGGAGGCGCTGAAGCTCGCGGGTGTGGCGACGCTGCTGGCCTTCGTGGCGGTGTACGCGACGGAGGTGGTGACACGGCGGCGGGGACGGCGGAGCCGCGCGTGA
- the modC gene encoding molybdenum ABC transporter ATP-binding protein, giving the protein MNLVLSVRLPLARFTLEVETRLAGASVAVMGRSGSGKTSLLEVLAGLRRGARGRVEVGGRVLLDSASSVDVAPEARRMGYVPQDALLFPHLTAGQNVRFGERKGRASRADEAIALLELAPLLHRYPATLSGGEKQRVALARALATDPALLLLDEPLAALDVALKERVLPYLLRVRDEAKVPMLYVTHQLGEARVLAHEALLLDEGRVRAAGPASEVLGTAARGLLASEGEGEENILEGTLERPEGGGLRLRVAEGLTLWVPDAPELSVGTRAAYAVPSEDVLLSMGPLSGVSARNVLMGMVTKLEPATSGEEAAVVDVAGVSWVVRLTAASVRELGVSPGTRVYLAVKTAACRRLR; this is encoded by the coding sequence GTGAATCTCGTCCTGTCCGTCCGGCTGCCGCTGGCGCGCTTCACGTTGGAAGTGGAGACGCGCCTCGCGGGCGCGTCCGTGGCGGTGATGGGGCGCTCGGGCTCGGGCAAGACGTCGCTGCTGGAGGTGCTCGCGGGACTGCGGCGCGGAGCACGTGGGCGCGTGGAGGTCGGCGGGCGCGTGCTGCTCGACAGTGCGTCGAGCGTGGACGTGGCACCGGAGGCTCGGCGCATGGGCTATGTGCCGCAGGACGCGCTCCTCTTCCCGCACCTCACCGCCGGGCAGAACGTGCGGTTCGGTGAGCGCAAGGGACGGGCTTCGCGGGCGGACGAAGCGATTGCCCTCCTGGAGCTGGCGCCGTTGCTCCACCGCTACCCCGCCACGCTCTCCGGAGGCGAGAAGCAGCGCGTGGCGCTGGCGAGAGCGCTGGCCACGGACCCTGCCTTGCTGCTGCTCGATGAGCCCCTGGCCGCGCTCGACGTGGCCCTTAAGGAGCGGGTGCTGCCGTACCTGCTGCGAGTGCGCGACGAGGCGAAGGTGCCGATGCTGTACGTGACGCATCAGCTCGGAGAGGCGCGAGTCCTCGCTCACGAAGCCCTGCTGCTGGACGAGGGGCGCGTCCGCGCGGCGGGCCCTGCCTCCGAGGTGCTGGGCACCGCGGCAAGAGGTCTCCTCGCGTCGGAAGGCGAGGGCGAGGAGAACATCCTGGAGGGCACGCTGGAGCGTCCGGAGGGCGGAGGCCTGCGGCTGCGAGTCGCGGAGGGACTGACGCTCTGGGTTCCGGACGCGCCGGAGCTCTCCGTCGGCACGCGCGCGGCGTACGCGGTGCCCTCCGAGGACGTGTTGCTCTCCATGGGCCCGCTGTCCGGCGTCTCCGCGCGCAACGTGCTGATGGGAATGGTGACGAAGCTGGAGCCGGCGACTTCAGGAGAGGAAGCCGCCGTGGTGGACGTGGCCGGCGTGAGTTGGGTCGTGCGGCTCACCGCTGCCTCCGTGCGCGAGCTCGGCGTGTCACCGGGGACGCGCGTGTACCTCGCGGTGAAGACCGCTGCGTGCCGCCGGCTGCGCTGA